AGCTTGTATATCACTATAATTTATCTCCAGATTACTTCCACCACGTTCTATAAGCATAAACCACATTGCTCGTGCCCGATCTCCTTTTATATTGCCAAAAGCGGGATCTGTAAACGTGATGTTTTTACCATAGCAGGCGGTCATTTTCTCTGGGTCGTGAGCTTTAAACGCACTGTAAAATGTTTCTAGAACTTCTTCGTTAGGATGCATTGAAAAGTAGTATTGAGCGCTTTTTTACGCATTTATTAAAACGCAAGGTAGTTAGAAAAGCGGTTTTATTTTAGCTCTATTTTCATAAAGCATCCCTATATTAATTATCATTAGAATAACCGCCATTAATAAACCTTCTGGCATATTTACAATGTGGGTTAAAACGATTCCTACCATAATGGGAAAAATCATTATATAACCTAAAGCCTGTGTACGGGGTATCATTACAAGTATTCCGGCTATAATCTCTACAAGTGCTATTAGCGGTAGTAACCAGCCAAAGCTCATTAGTGCTGCAAATAAATCTTGCACTTCCTGAGGTAAATCTTCTGGCATAGGCATATAATTAAAAAATTTGTTGAGACCAGAATTGATAAAAAGTAGTCCAAAAAGAATACTTACGATGCTAATAATTTTACGTTTCATACAAATGTTGGTTGATTCTTAAAGATTAGGTTAAATGCGTTAAAAATGTTTTGTGTAATTTTCTAGAGCTAATTATAAATTTAAAATTTAAATAGATTAATTGTTGATATTCAGATCAAAAGATTTGTGTTTTATCAAATGTTTGAGGTAATTTGAATGCCTATCAATCGTTGTAAATAGTATTTACTTATGGAAACATAAAAAGTATAAATTATAATTATACCAAAAACAGTTTAAATTTGAAGTTCTTTATACTCTCTAAAATGTAAAATTCAATCTAATATGGAAAATCAAAATAATCATGATCATGGCGCAGACGGAAAAGTCTGGGATGTGAATGACTCAGAAGCAAAATGTCCTTTTTTAAGTGGTGAAATGCATCACACAACCGGTGGAGGAACAACCACCAGAGACTGGTGGCCAAATCAGCTCAAATTAAGTATTCTACGTCAAAATTCAGAATTGACAAACCCAATGGACCCTGATTTTAACTATGCTGAAGAATTTAAGTCTTTAGACTTAGCCGCAGTTAAGCAGGATTTACATAATCTTATGACAGATAGCCAAGATTGGTGGCCAGCAGATTATGGTCATTATGGTCCGTTTTTTATACGTATGGCGTGGCATGCTGCCGGTACATACCGCATACAGGATGGCCGTGGTGGAGCAGGTTCTGGGCAACAGCGCTTTGCACCATTAAACAGCTGGCCGGATAATGCAAACCTTGATAAAGCACGTTTATTACTTTGGCCTATTAAGAAAAAATACGGTAAAAAATTATCCTGGGCAGATTTACTTATCCTAACCGGTAACGTAGCTCATGAGTCTATGGGATTAAAAATGTTTGGTTTTGCAGGTGGTCGTGAAGACGTTTGGGAACCGGAAGAAGTATACTGGGGAGCAGAATCAGAGTGGTTAGGTAATGAAGATCGTTATGCTAACGGTGATTTAGAAAAACCATTAGGTGCTGCGCATATGGGACTTATTTATGTAAACCCAGAAGGGCATAATGCAAATCCAGACCCTGTGGAAGCTGCTCATTACATTCGAGAGACCTTTGGCCGTATGGCGATGAATGATTATGAGACGGTAGCGCTTATTGCCGGTGGTCATACATTTGGTAAAACACATGGTGCTGCAGACCCTACTGTTTACGTAGATGCAGAACCTGCTGCTGCAGGTATCGAGGCACAAAGTATGGGCTGGAATAACAGATATGGTACCGGTAAAGGCGCAGATACAATCACAAGCGGTCTTGAAGGAGCCTGGACAGACACCCCAACACAATGGAGTCATACCTATTTTAATAACCTATTTGGTTATGAGTGGGAGTTATCAAAGAGTCCTGCGGGAGCACACCAGTGGAAACCGGTTAACGACGGTGGAGCAGGTACTGTACCAGATGCGCACGATCCTTCTAAGAAGCACGCGCCTTTTATGTTGACAACCGATCTTTCTTTAAAAATGGATCCTGAATATGAAAAAATATCAAGACATTTTCATAAGAATCCACAGGAATTTGCAGATGCCTACAGCCGTGCATGGTTTAAATTAACGCACCGTGATATGGGACCTAAAGAGCGTTATTTAGGACCAGAAGTTCCGCAGGAAGAGTTAATATGGCAAGACCCAATTCCTGCTGTAGATTATGAGTTAGTGAATGATGAAGATATTACAGGTTTAAAATCTTCTATTTTAAATAGTGGACACTCAATTTCAGAATTAGTTGCTACAGCCTGGGCTTCAGCTTCTACCTTTAGAGGTTCAGATAAGCGTGGTGGTGCCAATGGTGCACGCGTACGTTTAGCACCTCAAAATAGATGGAAAGTGAACAATCCGCAGCAATTACAGTCTGTTTTAAATACACTAGAGGGTATTCAAAATGATTTTAATACTGCGCAAAGCGGAAACAAGAAAGTTTCTCTGGCAGATCTTATCGTTTTAGCAGGTTGCGCAGCTGTAGAAAAAGCAGCAAGCGATGCAGGATATTCTGTAAATGTACCTTTTACAGCAGGTAGAGCAGACGCTTCGGCAGAACAAACAGATGCAGAAGCATTTGAAGCTTTAGAACCTGTAGCAGATGGTTTTAGAAACTATTTAAAAGAAGGTGTAAAAATTACTGCTGAAGAATTATTACTAGATAAAGCTAACTTACTTACGCTTACAGCTCCTGAAATGACTGTGTTAGTAGCAGGTATGCGTGTATTGAACACTAACTTTGATGGTTCAAATAAAGGAGTGTTTACAGATAATCCGGGAACACTATCTAATGATTTTCTGGTAGCGATTACAGACCTAGGTACAACTTGGAAAGCGACTTCAGACTCAGACGCAATCTTTGTAGGTAGCGATCGCAAAAGTGGTGAAGTTAAATATACAGGAACCCGTGCAGATTTAATTTTTGGATCTAACAGTGAGTTAAGAGCACTGGCTGAAGCGTATGCTGCAGACGATGCTAAAGAGAAATTTGTACATGATTTTGTTAAGGCCTGGGATAAAGTAATGAATTTAGACCGTTACTAATCTCTTGTAATTTAAGATGTGTAAAAGGCGACCCAGCGGGTCGCCTTTTTTAATTTAACGAGCTCTTAACCGCAAGTTTATCACTGTTTCATTAAATTGAAGTAAAAAGAAAATGAGTGATTTAAAGAAAGAGAATTTAGTAAACAGAGCACCCGCAGATATGTACGGCGGTGAAGGAATACGATTTACAGAAGATCAATTTTCTAAAAAAGAGGCTAGAGAAAAAGAGAACGCCCGCGTCGATAAAAAGTTTAAAGACAATTAGTTTTGTCTGTAAATGAGAAAAAATCTAATAAAAAAACAGCCTTAAAGGCTGTTTTTTAGTTTACAATGCTATAAACCTATTCTTGAAAAGACCAGGCTACAATACGGCTTGATTTATTGCCGGTTCCCATTGGGATGGTTTTTAATTCTTTAACTTCAGCTTTTCTAAGCTGCTTATAAATACGTTTTAAATTGTCTTGCTTAGAGACTAAAGTAGTAAACCATTTACACTGTGTGCCTCTGGTTTTACTCTGCTTAATCATTATTTTAATAAATTCTGCCTCACCACCTTCTGTAATTAATTCGTTGCTTATGCCTGCAAAATTTAGTTCGGGTTTTGAGTTTTTAGCACCAGTAAGATTTTTTGTTTTTCTACGGGTTCCTCGTAATGCCTCTTCTTGAGATGCGTGAAAGGGAGGGTTGCACATTGTAAAGTCAATAATATCATCAGGATTTAGAATACCATTAAAAATACTATCTGCATTTTTTTGTAGGCGCAATTCGATTTTCCCTTTTAATGAATTGTTAGCTTCTATAATTTTTTCTGCGGAAGCTATAGAGTTTGCATCAATATCTGTAGCAATAAAACTCCAGTCATATTCAGTGACACCCAGAATAGGATAAATTAAACTCGCTCCCGTTCCTATATCCAGTCCCTTAATTTGATTTCCTTTTTGAAGTTCGCCTGTATCTTCACTTAATAAATCTGCGATAGCATGTAGATAATCTGCTCGTCCTGGTATAGGCGGACACAGATTAGCATCAGGGAAATCCCAGCTTTTAATTCCGTAGTAATGCTTAAGTAAAGCCTGATTGAGTAGTTTCACGGCTTCAGCACTTGCAAAATCAATAGATTCTGTACCGTACTTATTGGGTTT
The sequence above is a segment of the Leeuwenhoekiella sp. MAR_2009_132 genome. Coding sequences within it:
- the rlmF gene encoding 23S rRNA (adenine(1618)-N(6))-methyltransferase RlmF, with the protein product MSRSKKTPLKSTLHVRNRNREPYDLKALVNVVPELGKHIKPNKYGTESIDFASAEAVKLLNQALLKHYYGIKSWDFPDANLCPPIPGRADYLHAIADLLSEDTGELQKGNQIKGLDIGTGASLIYPILGVTEYDWSFIATDIDANSIASAEKIIEANNSLKGKIELRLQKNADSIFNGILNPDDIIDFTMCNPPFHASQEEALRGTRRKTKNLTGAKNSKPELNFAGISNELITEGGEAEFIKIMIKQSKTRGTQCKWFTTLVSKQDNLKRIYKQLRKAEVKELKTIPMGTGNKSSRIVAWSFQE
- a CDS encoding DoxX family protein, whose protein sequence is MKRKIISIVSILFGLLFINSGLNKFFNYMPMPEDLPQEVQDLFAALMSFGWLLPLIALVEIIAGILVMIPRTQALGYIMIFPIMVGIVLTHIVNMPEGLLMAVILMIINIGMLYENRAKIKPLF
- the katG gene encoding catalase/peroxidase HPI, translating into MENQNNHDHGADGKVWDVNDSEAKCPFLSGEMHHTTGGGTTTRDWWPNQLKLSILRQNSELTNPMDPDFNYAEEFKSLDLAAVKQDLHNLMTDSQDWWPADYGHYGPFFIRMAWHAAGTYRIQDGRGGAGSGQQRFAPLNSWPDNANLDKARLLLWPIKKKYGKKLSWADLLILTGNVAHESMGLKMFGFAGGREDVWEPEEVYWGAESEWLGNEDRYANGDLEKPLGAAHMGLIYVNPEGHNANPDPVEAAHYIRETFGRMAMNDYETVALIAGGHTFGKTHGAADPTVYVDAEPAAAGIEAQSMGWNNRYGTGKGADTITSGLEGAWTDTPTQWSHTYFNNLFGYEWELSKSPAGAHQWKPVNDGGAGTVPDAHDPSKKHAPFMLTTDLSLKMDPEYEKISRHFHKNPQEFADAYSRAWFKLTHRDMGPKERYLGPEVPQEELIWQDPIPAVDYELVNDEDITGLKSSILNSGHSISELVATAWASASTFRGSDKRGGANGARVRLAPQNRWKVNNPQQLQSVLNTLEGIQNDFNTAQSGNKKVSLADLIVLAGCAAVEKAASDAGYSVNVPFTAGRADASAEQTDAEAFEALEPVADGFRNYLKEGVKITAEELLLDKANLLTLTAPEMTVLVAGMRVLNTNFDGSNKGVFTDNPGTLSNDFLVAITDLGTTWKATSDSDAIFVGSDRKSGEVKYTGTRADLIFGSNSELRALAEAYAADDAKEKFVHDFVKAWDKVMNLDRY